The Chitinivorax sp. PXF-14 genome contains the following window.
GTGCTTCCGCCGAGATCGGCAGGCCGTCGCCATGGAGGCGGCTGCGCACGAGGCAGACGCGGAAATCGTCGAGACGCCGATTCGATACCAGATAGGTCACGCCATCGTCGGCTGCGTGATGTTCGAGCGCCTTGAGCACGCGCGAGTCACGCACGGCGCGGATGCTCGACAGCATGCACTCGACCGTGGGGCCGGCATCAAAGATGTCCACATAGCCCTGGTACTGAAAGCCCTCGCCTTGCAGCAATGCCAGTGCAGGGCGGGTTTTCTCGTGCACCTGGCCGATCACCGCGCGAGCCTGTTCGCTGAGAAAATCGACATACACCGGGTGCTGCGGCATCAGCTCAGCGATGAAGGACTTGTTGCCGATGCCCGACAGGTAGTCGGCCTGCGAGAACTCCATCTTGAAGAAGTGGCGTCCGAGGCTCTCCCAGAACGGCGACATGCCATTTTCGTCCGACACGCCGCGCATCTCGGCGATGACCTTGGGCGCGAAACGCTCGGGGAACTCGGCCAGAAACAGGAAACGCGATTTCGACAGCAGGCTGCCATTGCTCGAATGGCGGAAATCAGCGTGCAGGAACAGCGAGCACAGCTCGGCGGTACCGGTCAGATCGTTGGTCAGGAACAGCGTGTTGAGCCTACGGTAGATATTGAGTTCGCGCGAGGCGTGCACCGAGGTACCGACGCGGTAGTTGTACCATGGCTCATCGAGCCCGACGCTGGCGGCAATGCCGCAGATGCCGACGACGCGACCATCTGCATCTTCCATCACGAACACGTAGTTGGCATCACCGATCGAGGCCGAGCCGTCGATCGACTGGACCGAGGTCTCGATGCGGCGCGCGAGGCTCTCCTCGTTGGCCGGCAGCGTGGTGACGCCAACGCCGGTCGAGCGCGCCAGGGCCATCAGGGCGTCGAGGTCAGTGGTCTGGATGGGGCGAACTAGCATCGTCGGGATATCCGTGAATAAGGCTTAGAGAGGGGCGACCAGTACCGTGTCGCCGCCGCGCACCTGCAATGCAGCGGCCAGCGCCGGCGGCAGGTTGACGGTGCCGCTGCCGGCATCGGGCTCCAGTGTGGCGACCGTCGCGCGAAACAGCCCAAGGCGCGTATTGGCCACCAGGAAGCGCTCACCCTGGCCATGCAGGCCGCCAACCTCGACGTGATAACGGCGCTGCGACGCGATGGTGCGGATGTGCCCGGTGCGGGCCTGCAGCACGCAGCCGCCATCGAAGATGTCGACATAGCGCTCGGTCTCGAAACCCTCGTTGATCAGTATCTCGAAAGGCAGCTCGGAGAACGGGTTGACCTGGCCGATGGCTTCCTGCGCGGCCTCGGTCAGCAACGGCACGTAGATGGGGTGCTGCGGCAGCAGCTCGGCAATGAAGGAGCGCCCGCGCACGCCGCAGTAGAGCTCGGCCTGTGCGTAGTCGATGCCGAAGAAATGGCGGCCGACGGAATCCCAGAATGGCGAATTGCCATCGTCGTCACACACCCCCAGCATTTCGGAGACGACAGTGTCGGCGAAGCGCTGCGGATGGGCTGCGATCATCAGCAGCCGGCCCCGCGACAGCAGGTCCGACCATTCGGAATAGTGATAGCTGTCGTCGAGGAAAAATGACGTCAGCAGCGTGTTGCCGGTCAGGTCATGGCACAGCGACAGCGCATGGACCTTGCTGTGAATGCCCAACTCGCGCGAGGCGTGGACCAGCGTCTCGTTGCGGTAGTTGTAGAACGGCTCGTTGAAGCCGGCCGAAGCAACGATGCCCGACACCCCGGCAATGGCGCCCGTCGAGGGGCTTTCCAGTACGAAGAAATAGCTCTCTTCGCCATTGCAGGTCACTTCGGCGTCGAGCGAGGCCAGCGACTTCTCTATCTTGGCATAGAGGCGATCACGATCGGCCGGCAACGAGGTCACGCCGACCGGGCTTCTTGCCGCAATCTTCTCGATGGCCGACAGATCGGCCAGGCTGGCTGGACGGAATACGAGCATGGTTCTCTCGATGAATGAGGGAAACAAAGGCGGGGCGCCTTGCGCGCTCCCGCCCGGCCAACATTTACTTGCCGGTGACGGCCGCCACCGCGCGTTCGAAACGGTTCAGGCCTTCCTCGATGTCGGCATCGGGAATCACCAGCGACGGCGCAAAACGCACGACATCCGGGCCGGCCTGCAGCACCATCAGGCCGAGCTTGGCGCTCTCGGTCATGAAATCCTTGGCGCGGCCGGCGAAATCCTTGTTCAGCGCGGCGCCGATCAGCATGCCCATGCCGCGGATCTCGGCGAAGCAGCCATGCTTTTCGTTGATCGCGTTGAGGCGCTCACGGAAGCGCTGATGCTTGGCCTTCACGCCAGCCTGTACTTCCGGCTGGGAAATGATGTCCAGCACCGCTTCGGCCACGGCGCAACCGAGCGGGTTGCCACCATAGGTAGAGCCGTGCGTGCCGACGGCCAGGTGCTTGGCGATTTCCTCGGTGGTCAGCATCGCGCCGATCGGGAAGCCGCCGCCGAGCCCCTTGGCGGTGGTCAGGATGTCAGGCACCACGCCGTAGTCCATATAGGCATAGAGCGAGCCGAGACGGCCGTTGCCGGTCTGCACCTCGTCGAACACCAGCAGCGCGTTGTGCTTGTCGCACAGCGCACGGGCGCCCTCGATGAAGGCCTGGGTGGCCGGCACGATGCCGCTTTCGCCCTGCACCGGCTCGAGCACCACCGCGCAGGTCTTGTCGGAGATGTGCTTGGCCAGCGCGTCGAGATCGTTGTACGGCAGGTGGGTGATGCCACCGGGCTTCGGGCCGAAGCCGTCGGAATACTTGCCCTGGCCGCCGACCGACACGGTAAAGAAGGTACGGCCATGGAAGGCGTTGCTGAAGGCAATGATCTCGGTCTTGTCCGGGCCGAACTTCTCGATCGCGTAGCGACGGGCGAGCTTGAATGCCGCTTCGTTGGCCTCGGCACCCGAGTTGCAGAAGAACACCTTGTCGGCGAACGTCGCATCGACCAGCTTCGTCGCCAGGCGCAGCGCCGGCTCGTTGGTCAGCGCATTGGACACATGCCACAGCTTCTTGGCCTGCTCGGTCAGCGCCTCGACCAGCGCGGGGTGGGCATGACCAAGGCTGTTCACCGCGATGCCGCCGGCGAAGTCGATGTATTCGCGCCCTTCCTGGTCCCACACTCGGGAGCCGGCACCGCGCACCGGCACGAAAGCCGCCGGGGCGTAGTTGGGGACCATGACTTTGTCGAAATCGGCGCGTTGAACCTGCTGGGTCATCTTGAATTCCTTTGCACAAACTGGGTGTTTGATGAGTGCATTCTAGAGTGAATGCCTCAAACGGGATTTTCTGGAAGCGACAAGTTTTTACATCTCATGTCGCTTTGCCGCAGCGGCTCAGCTTTCCGCCGCTTCCGGCCCGGCGCGGCGCCCGGGCTGGTTGCGCAACCGATCTTCGCGCGGCGTGACGCCGAAATGGTTGCGATAGGCGCTGGAAAAATGCGGGCCCGACGAAAAACCGCAGGACAAGCCGATCTGGATGATCGATTTGCTCGTCTGCAGCAACAGTTGGCGGGCGCGCTTGAGCCGCAATTCGAGATAATACTGTGAAGGCACGGAATTGAGATGCTGTTTGAACAGGCGCTCGAGCTGGCGGCGCGACACGCACACGCGATCGGCGATCTCGTCGGTGGTCAGCGGGTCTTCCAGATTGCCCTCCATCAGCGTGACTGCCTTGACCAGCTTGGGCTGCGCCGAGCCGCCGAGCTGGCTCACCAGCGGCACGCGCTGGCGCTCGTCGGCGGCGCGCATGCGCTCGTGCATCAGCACCTCGCTCACGGCAGCGGCCAGCTCCATCCCCTGGATGCGGCCGATCAGCGCCAGGCTCAGGTCCAGTGTCGCCATGCCGCCGCCGCAGCTCATGCGGTTGCGGTCGATCTCGAACAGATTGCTGCTCACCGCCGATTGCGGGAAGCGTTCGGCATAGCGCTCGGCGACCATCCAGTGCACGCTGGTCTTGTAGCCGGCCATCACGCCGGCCAGCGCAAGCCAGGCCGTGCCGCCGCCAACGCCAAGCAAGGGGATGTCGAGCTTGCCGGCCTGCTGCAGCAAGGCGAGCGACGGCTCCAGGCCGGCACGGCTGGCGGGTGGCTCGCCGCCGAAGGCAAACAACAGGTCGTAGGCCGGGCTGGCCGGCAGCGCCTGTTGCACGGCGATTGCCAGGCCGTCGGCGTCGCCGACCGGCTGGCCGTCGAGCGAATACAACGTCAGGAGAAACAACTCGGCCTCGGCGAGCCGGTTGGCGGTAGCCAGCGCAGCCCGCGCCAGCGCCAGCTCGTGCAGGCTGAAACCCGGCAGCAGCAGCAAGGCCACGCGCCGGGCGGGCTGATAGTCTTTGAGTTCGAACATGGCGTCGGCAGGCGCTGCCGCAGGGTTGCGCCGCCAGCGACGCGCCGGCGGCCAGATGATGTTACTTTAGACTGCCGGACAGGAACTGGCGCAGGCGCTCGCTCTGCGGCGTCACCAGCACCTGCTTGGGGTCGCCCTGCTCCTCGATGCGTCCCTGGTGCAGGAAGATCACGTGATTCGACACCTCGCGCGCGAAGGCCATCTCGTGCGTGACCACGACCATGGTGCGGCCCTCCTGCGCCAGCTGCTGCATCACGCGCAGCACTTCGCCCACCAGCTCGGGGTCGAGCGCGGACGTGGGTTCGTCGAACAACATCACCTCCGGCTCGACCGCCAGTGCCCGTGCGATCGCCACGCGCTGCTGCTGGCCGCCCGACATGTGCGCCGGGTACTTGTCCTCGACGTTCTTCAGGCCAACCTTGTCGAGGTACTTGCGCGCGCGCGCCACGGCCTCGTCCTTGCTGACGCCGAGCACGTGTACCGGCGCTTCGATGATGTTCTCAAGCACGGTCATATGGGCCCACAGATTGAAGTGCTGGAACACCATCGCGAGCTTGGAGCGCAGGCGCTGCAGCTGCTTGTGGTCCGCCGCCTTGAGCATGCCGTCCTTGGCCTTGACCAGCTGCATCTCTTCGCCGGCCACGACGATGCGCCCGCTATGCGGCCGTTCGAGCAGGTTGATGCAGCGCAGGAAAGTGCTCTTGCCCGAGCCGCTGGAGCCGATAATGCTGATCACGTCCCCGGCCTGCGCTTCGAGCGATACGCCCTTCAATACCTCGTGCGAGCCATAGCTCTTGTGCAAATCTTCGACGTGCAACTTGTTCATGGTATTCCCCGTGCGATCGGCTGTAGCCCGGGCGCCCCCCGCTGGCGTGGCCGAACCTGGCTGGCCAGTGAGCACGCTCGTTCTTTCTGCTTGCAAAAACATCTTGTCCCACTCCTGTATGGATGTGCTGGCCTTCGGCCTGTTATGAATTGTTCGGGCGCCGCAAAAATCTGCTGCTGGCATGTATCCTGGCCCGCTATCGGGCACCGGCCTCGCCCGCCTATCTGATCCATCCCGGCGGTGCATCACCCGTCACCGCCCGTCGCACAGCACGCCAGGTGCTAGGCCGACAGCAGATTGCCCGTCTTGAACGCCACGCGCCCCGCCACCTTGGCCATCCATTGGCCGGCGGTCGCGTAACGGCGGCTTTCCCGCGCATACAGCACGCCCGCAGTTTGGCTTCTGACCGTCTCGCAGCGGTCGCCCAGCGGGTCGATCACATCGAATATCGCGTCGCCCTGCTCAACCCAGTCGCCGGGCCGTTTGTAAAAACTGACCACGCCGGGGAACGGCGCCACGATCGACTCCGACCCCGCCAGCGGCGTCGCCGGCTGCAACAGCGCCGGCATGGCAGGCACCTCGTCCGCAATCACGCCGCGATGCACCAGGAAGGCATACAACCGGCCCGCATCGGCCTGCGCCTGCTCATGTGTGACCTCATTTTCGCTGCGCAGCTCGATGGTGACGGCCAGGCAGGCCGGCTCGATCGGGAAGCGACCCTTGAACATTTCCGCGAGCTTCCACCAGGTCTGCCCGCAGGCCTCGTCGAACGGGTGTCCGCCCGATTCGGTGGCCAGCAGCGTGGCATGCGCCCCCGTGTAGCGCGCCAGCGGCTCGCATTGCGCCCACAGCGGCGTGCCGGTGTAGAGGTGCAGCACGGCCTCGAGGTCGCAGTGCAGGTCGAGCACCACGTCGGCATCGGCGGCGAGCGACATCAGCGTCAGCCGCAGCGATTCGAGCTCCGTCCTGGCAGCCAGCGCCGCCAGCTGTTCGCGGATAGCCGAGCGGATCAACGCAGTATTGGCCTTGGCATCGGTGCCCAGCTTGCCGACGATCTGACGCTCGATCAGCGGCGCCAGATCGGGGTAGTTACGATTGAAGTTTTCACCCGAGGCAAACTCGAAGCGCCCCATGTGGTCGCCCATCATGGTTTGCGCCAGGCCGATCGGGTTGGCCACCGGCACCACCACGATTTCGCCGCGCAGCCTGCCCGCGGCCTCTGCCGCCTCCAGCATCGGACGCAGATGGTGCAGCACCAGCATGCCCGGCAGCTCATCTGCATGCAGGCTCGCTTGCAGGTAGACCTTTTCGCCCCGGCCGGCCTCGCCAAAATGCAGACTTTTCAGCGTGCGCTGGGTGCCGATGCTCGGTGACAGCAGGTGGTGGAAGCGGGTTTGCATGGTGATGGGTTCCCTTGGGAAGGATAGGAGGCCGCAGCGGCAAACGATCAGCCGTTCGCCCGGCGCCCAGCCTTCTGCACGTCAAGCCTTGCGCGGCTGCAGATGTGCGAGCCAGCGCCCTTCGGCCTTCTTGAACAGCTTCACCACCACAAAGGTCAGTGTCAGGTAGATTGCCCCGGCTGCGATGAAGGCCTCGAAAGGTAAATAATACTGCGCATAGACCTTGCGCGCCGCACCGGTGATGTCGATCAGCGTCACGATCGACGCCAGCGAGGTGCCGTGCAGCATCATGATCACCTCATTACTGTAGGCCGGCAGCGAGCGGCGCAGCGCGGACGGCAGCAGGATGCGGCGGAACATCGTCACCCGGCTCATGCCGACACTCTTGGCGGCTTCGATCTCGCCATGATTGGTGGCCTTGATCGCGCCAACCAGAATCTCCGTGGTGTAGGCACTGGTATTGAGCGCAAAGGCAAGACAGGCGCAGAAGGTGGCGCTGCTCAGGTAGTCCCAGGCCCAGCTCTGGCGCACCGCCTCGAACTGCGCCAGGCCGTAATAGATCAGATAGAGCTGCACCAGCATCGGTGTGCCGCGCAGGATATAGGTATAGAGCCAGACGACAGGCCCGCCGAGCTTGCTCGTCACCCGCATGATGGCCAGCGGCAGCGACAGCGTCAGGCCGATCAGCAGCGAGGCAGACAGCAGCTTGGCCGTGGTCAACAGGCCACCGGCGTAGAGCGGCAGGTTCTGCCAGATCACATCGAATTGCATCAGAGCGCTCCCCGTCTCAGAACTCGCCGGCCTTCACACCGACCGAATAACGTTTTTCCACCCAGCGGATCAGCAGGATCGACACCGAGGTGAACAGCAGGTACATCCCGGCCACGAACAGGAAGAAGGTGAATGGCTCCTGCGTGGCCTTGCCGGCTGCATCGGCGCGTTTCATCATGTCCTGCAGGCCGATCACCGACACCAGCGCGGTGGTCTTGAGCAGCACCAGCCAGTTGTTGGAAAAGCTCGGGATGGCAAAGCGGATCATCTGCGGCACGACGATGCGGAAGAACACCTGCAGGCGCCCCATGCCGAAGGCGAAGCCGGCCTCGGACTGCCCCTTGGGGATCGCCATGATCGCGCCGCGGAAGGTCTCGGACAGATAGGCGCCGAAGATGAAGCCGATCGTCAGGATGCCGGCAATGAACGGGTCGACGTCGACGAAATCGAGCGCCACCTCCGAGCCACGCGCAGCCATGTAATCGTTGAAGCGGGTGATCAGGTCGTTGATCAGTATCTGCCCGCCGAAGAAGATCAGCAGCATCAGCACCAGATCGGGCACGCCACGGATCAGCGTGGAATAGGCCTCGCCCCACCAGGCGATGAACTTGTTCGGCGCGAGCTTGGCCGCAGCGCCGATCAGGCCGAGCACCGTGGCCACCAGCAGCGAGCCGAAGGCAATTTTCAAGGTGACCCAGGCACCATCGAGAATACTGGGAAGGTATCCACCAAGCATCGTGCTTGCCCCTTTGATACGCTGGCAGACCGGAGTCTGCAGATTGAGCGCCAGCCGCTATGTGCGGTGCGCATGGTGTCGTCGAGTGGCGCAGGCGGGGCCTGTCCAGATTGCGTTCGGCCCGACAGTCCGCTTGTGCCGCCTCTGCGAGTCATCTCAGATAAGAACTTGTCGGCCCGAGCTACGCTCGGCCTCGACAGTTCTAAAAAATGCGCATGGGTGGGCGGGTGGCGCCACCCATGCGCCGACTCTCAAGGAAACACCTGAGGCCCGCCGACGTCGATCACTTGCCGTATACGTCGAAATCGAAATACTTGTCCTGCGTCTTTTTATAGACGCCATTGGCGCGGATGGCCTTGATCGCGGCGCTGAACTGGTCGCGCAGATCGGCATCGGACTTGCGCACGGCCACACCGGCGCCCTGCCCCAGGTATTTCGGGTCGTCGAGCACCGCGCCGACAAAGCCGAAGCCCTTGCCGGACGGCGTCTTCAGGAAGCCTTCGTTGCCCACCACGACATCCACCAGCGTCGCATCGACACGGCCGGAAGCCAGGTCGAGGAAGGCCTCGTTCTGCGAGCCGTAAGGCACGACAGTGGCACCGGCCTTGCCGAACAGGTCGTTGGCATAGGTTTCCTGGATCGAGGCGCGCAGCACGCCGATCTTCTTGCCCTTCATGCCGGCGGGCGTGGCGTTGAGCTTGCCATCTGCCTTGGCAACCAGGCGCGACGGGGTGTTGTAGTACTTGGTGGAGAATTCGACCGACTGCTTGCGCTCGTCGGTGATCGTCATCGACGAGATCACCGCGTCGAACTTGCGTGCATTGAGCGCGGGGATGATGCCGTCCCAGTCCTGTTCAACGAAGGTGCACTTGGCCTTCATCTGAGCGCACAGCGCATTGGCGATGTCGATGTCGAAGCCGGCCAGCTTGCCGTCCGGCGTCTTCGACGAGAACGGTGGGTAGGCAGCTTCGAGGCCGATGCGAATCTGCTTCCACTCCTTGGCCATGGCGGCGGGAACTGCCAGCGTGGACATCATCAACGCGGCGACCAGTGCGACTTTCTTCATTGACTTCACTCCTTGGCGGATGCTGTTCGTTACAAGCCTAGGCTTTTGACTCTAGGCGATGGGCTGATTGTAGTCAGCACCCCACGTCCAACATTTCTGAAATGCGACATCTTGTTACAGACCCCACCGCCCTCGCCATCGGGGGTGTCCGCAAGTTGACGACCGCCGATTCAAGCAAGCAACCGCTCTGCAAACCGCGCCAGTGCAAGCCGTCGAGCCGTTGACCGAAGCTGTCGCATTAGGGAAATCCGCGAGGATGCCGTTTCTCTAGAATGCGCCAGAATTAGAACCGGCCAAAACGGCACAGCTGGTTTGCGACGAGTTCTTATTTCGAACGATTAGAACTGACCAAGGTGGCAGCGCCGGCTTGTGACAGGTTCCTATTTCGGGAGATTAGAACCGGCCCAAACGGCACAGCCGGTTTGTGGCGAGTTCTAGAACCGTGCCCGGCACGACGAGTAGCAGTCCATGCAATATGCCCAACAGCAAATGGTTCCCGCTTATCGACAGAGCAAGCCACCGCACCCCATATGGCCATCCGATGCATGGCCAGATTGCGCGCCCCATGCCTCGATGCATCGTCTAATCTGAAGTTTCTGCCCACGAGGCATCAACGGCGACCAAGCAATCAGACACGATCTGAGGAGGAGACCCCCACATGCAGCACGATGTACAACTGACCAAGATGCTTGAACAGATTCGCGCAGCCGCCGGCAGCCAGATCGCCCCCGAGCTGCCGCCCTTCCTCGACCAGTATTACCAGCTGGTCGCGGCGGAAGACCTGCAAAGCCGCGAGGCGATCGACTGGTACGGCGCGGCGCTCGCGCATTTCCAGTTCGGCATGCAACGCAAGCCGGGCGAGCTCAAGCTGCGCGCCTACAACCCGAATTTTGCCGAGGACAACTGGCAGACCTCGCACACGGTGGTCGAGATCGTCAACGACGACATGCCTTTCCTCGTCGACTCCGTGAGCCTCGTGCTGCAGCGCCTCGGGCTCAATATGCACCTGATCGTGCACCCGATCTTCGACGCGGTGCGTGACGCCAAGGGCACGCTGACCGGCCTCGACATCGCCGGCAGCCAGCCCGAATCGTGGATTCATGTCGAGATCGACCGCGTCAGCAGCCGCACCCAGCTCGACGACATCGTGGCGGCGCTGCGCACCTCGCTCACCCAGCTGCACGCCTGCGTCGAAGACTGGCCGGCCATGGCCGAGCGCGTAGGCGACGTGCTGGCCGAGCTGAAGCAGAACGACAAGCAGGCTCCCGCCATCGTGGCCGATGCCTGCGCCTACCTGGGCTGGCTGCAGGATGACCATTTCGTCTTCCTGGGCTACCGCGACTATGAGCTGACGCACGACAAGAAAGGCCCGCAGCTCAAGATCGTCAAGGACACGGGCCTGGGCCTCTTGCGCGAGACCGGCGACAAGGAAATCTCGGCCAGCTTCAAGGCGCTGCCGGCCACCCTGCGCGACCCGGCGCATCCACGCGCGCAGAGCCTGCTGGTATTGACCAAGTCGAACTCGCGCTCGCCCGTGCACCGTCCGGGCTATCTCGATGTCGTTGCCGTGCGCCGTTTCGACGCCAAGGGCCAGGTAATCGGCGAACGCCGTTTCCTCGGCCTGTACACCGCATCGGCCTACAACACGCCGCCGCACCAGATTCCGCTGCTGGCCGGCAAGATCGCCGCGGTGATGCATGCCAGCGGCCTCTTGCCCAACAGCCACAAGGCCAAGGCCCTGCTCAACGTGCTCGAAACCTATCCGCGCGACGAGTTGATCGAGACCAGCGAAGACACGCTGCACGATATCGCCATGGGCGTGGTGAATCTGCAGGAACGGGCACGCGTGCGCGTGTTCATCCGCGAGGATGTGTTCCGCCGCTACGTCTCGGCCCAGGTCTACCTGCCGCGCGACACCTATAACACCGATGTGCGGCTGAAGATGCAGCAGATCCTGATCAGCGCCTTCAAGGGCACCGGTGCCGAATTCAATGTGCAGCTGTCCGAGTCGTCGCTGGCGCGCATTCATTTCATCGTGCGCATTCCGACCGGCGCCGAGCTCCATTACGATGCGGCGGACATCGAGGCGCAGATCGTCGCCGCCTCGCGCCGCTGGGCCGACGAGCTGCGTGACAACCTGCTCGCCCATGCCGGCGAGGAGCGCGGCAATGCCCTGCTGCGCCGCTACCAGCATGCCTTCTCGGCTGGCTATATCGCCGATTTCAACGCCCGCAACGCAGTGGCCGACATCGACCGCATCGAGCGCTGTCTCGACAGCAACACGCTGGAGCTCGCGCTGTCCGCGCCCAACCCGAACGATGTGAGCCAGGTTCGCCTGAAGCTCTACCGCTCGCAGGCGATCGAGCTGTCCGAGAGCGTACCGCTGCTGGAAAACCTCGGCGTACGTGTATCCGACGAGCGCCCTTACCGGCTGATGCTCGACGACGCACGCAATGTGTCGATCACCGATGTCGGCCTCAAGCTGCCGCAGACCGGGCTCCTGGCCGACAGCGACGCGCGCCAGGCCTTCCAGCAGGCATTTGCCGCGACCTTCAACGGCCTCGCCGAAAACGACCGCTTCAACCGCCTGGTGCTGCTCGCCAACCTGCAGTGGCGCGAAGTCGTGGTGCTGCGTGCCTATGCCAAGTATCTGCGCCAGATCGGCTTCAACTACACGATCGAGACCCTGGCCGACACGCTGGCCCGCCATGCGGCACTGGCGCGGCAACTGGTCGGCCTGTTCAACGCGCTGTTCGACCCGGCGCAGCCCGACAGCCTCAACACCGAGGCGCTGATCGGCGAGCTGCACGAGGCGCTGCAACAGGTCGAGAGCGTGGACGATGAACGCATCCTGTCGGGCCTGTTCAACGTGATCAAGGCCACGCTGCGCACCAACTTCTTCCAGGCCGGCAGCGACGGCCAGAGTAAGCCCTATGTCTCGTTCAAGCTGAACCCGCGCGAGATCCCGAACATGCCGCAGCCGGTGCTGATGTTCGAGATCTGGGTCTACTCGCCGCGCGTCGAAGGCATCCACCTGCGCGGCGGCAAGGTTGCTCGCGGCGGCCTGCGCTGGTCCGACCGCAAGGAAGATTTCCGCACCGAGGTACTGGGGCTCGTTAAGGCGCAGATGGTGAAGAACACCGTGATCGTGCCGGTCGGCTCCAAGGGCGGCTTCGTCTGCAAGCAGCAGGTGCCGGGCATGGACCGCGACGCGGTGCAGGCCGAGGGCATCGCATGCTACAAGACCTTCATCCGCGGCCTGCTCGACCTGACCGACAATCTGGTCGAGGGCAAGGTGGTGCCGCCGGCGAGCGTGGTACGCCGCGATGCCGACGACCCCTACCTCGTCGTCGCCGCCGACAAGGGCACCGCGACCTTTTCCGACATCGCCAACTCGGTATCGCAGGAATACGGCTTCTGGCTCGACGACGCCTTCGCCTCGGGCGGCTCGGCCGGCTACGACCACAAGAAAATGGGCATCACTGCACGCGGCGCATGGGAATCGGTCAAGCGCCAGTTCCGCGAGATGGGCGTCGATACGCAGAAGGAAGCCTTCACCGTGGCCGGTATTGGCG
Protein-coding sequences here:
- a CDS encoding NAD-glutamate dehydrogenase, yielding MQHDVQLTKMLEQIRAAAGSQIAPELPPFLDQYYQLVAAEDLQSREAIDWYGAALAHFQFGMQRKPGELKLRAYNPNFAEDNWQTSHTVVEIVNDDMPFLVDSVSLVLQRLGLNMHLIVHPIFDAVRDAKGTLTGLDIAGSQPESWIHVEIDRVSSRTQLDDIVAALRTSLTQLHACVEDWPAMAERVGDVLAELKQNDKQAPAIVADACAYLGWLQDDHFVFLGYRDYELTHDKKGPQLKIVKDTGLGLLRETGDKEISASFKALPATLRDPAHPRAQSLLVLTKSNSRSPVHRPGYLDVVAVRRFDAKGQVIGERRFLGLYTASAYNTPPHQIPLLAGKIAAVMHASGLLPNSHKAKALLNVLETYPRDELIETSEDTLHDIAMGVVNLQERARVRVFIREDVFRRYVSAQVYLPRDTYNTDVRLKMQQILISAFKGTGAEFNVQLSESSLARIHFIVRIPTGAELHYDAADIEAQIVAASRRWADELRDNLLAHAGEERGNALLRRYQHAFSAGYIADFNARNAVADIDRIERCLDSNTLELALSAPNPNDVSQVRLKLYRSQAIELSESVPLLENLGVRVSDERPYRLMLDDARNVSITDVGLKLPQTGLLADSDARQAFQQAFAATFNGLAENDRFNRLVLLANLQWREVVVLRAYAKYLRQIGFNYTIETLADTLARHAALARQLVGLFNALFDPAQPDSLNTEALIGELHEALQQVESVDDERILSGLFNVIKATLRTNFFQAGSDGQSKPYVSFKLNPREIPNMPQPVLMFEIWVYSPRVEGIHLRGGKVARGGLRWSDRKEDFRTEVLGLVKAQMVKNTVIVPVGSKGGFVCKQQVPGMDRDAVQAEGIACYKTFIRGLLDLTDNLVEGKVVPPASVVRRDADDPYLVVAADKGTATFSDIANSVSQEYGFWLDDAFASGGSAGYDHKKMGITARGAWESVKRQFREMGVDTQKEAFTVAGIGDMAGDVFGNGMLNSPYIKLVAAFNHLHIFLDPNPDVTLSYKERQRMFALPRSSWEDYNKETISEGGGVFSRAAKSIPLSPQVKALLQVEADSLTPAELMNAILKAPVDLLYNGGIGTYVKSGTQSQAEAADRANDAIRVNGAELRAKVFGEGGNLGCTQLGRVEFALNGGRIYTDAIDNSGGVDCSDHEVNIKILLTGLIQAGDLTLKQRNTLLAEMTDEVGELVLRNNYLQTQAISLESSQMLPLLPAHIRLMHSLEKAGKLSRRLEYLPSDDQLAERRTRSQGVTKPELAVLLAYSKMDLFQDVLDSKLPDQPGMDQLLFDYFPKVLGERFPAGMKSHALRREIISNQLINETINRMGCSFVVRLREETDASGADIVQAWRDACRLLDAGSLFDAIEALDGDATRNAHTAQAGGKQASGGGARASSQYALHIELRKQLERLTRWVLREKLGNPDLGQTLDGLRDAFQQAVAQAPRWLAYRADLAANVQGFIADGIPAELAQRIGYLDAIVALLDIVLLAQQAGQPVENVATSYFRLDELLSLTWLRANIDALPRESRWQTLARMSLRDELYREQRNLVERVLKQGELDTWLAAKQDAINGARQLLAELQSEKQTDITMLSAALRELRIRFA